From Chelonia mydas isolate rCheMyd1 chromosome 22, rCheMyd1.pri.v2, whole genome shotgun sequence, the proteins below share one genomic window:
- the CHEK1 gene encoding LOW QUALITY PROTEIN: serine/threonine-protein kinase Chk1 (The sequence of the model RefSeq protein was modified relative to this genomic sequence to represent the inferred CDS: inserted 2 bases in 1 codon; deleted 2 bases in 1 codon; substituted 1 base at 1 genomic stop codon) translates to MAVPFVEDWDLVQTLGEGAYGEVQLAVNRRTEEAVAVKIVDMKRAVDCPENIKKEICINKMLNHENIVKFYGHRREGSIQYLFLEYCSGGELFDRIEPDIGMPEPDAQKFFHQLMAGVVYLHSIGITHRDIKPENLLLDERDNLKISDFGLATVFKHNGRERLLNKMCGTLPYVAPELLKRKEFHAEQLNVWSCGIVLTAMLAGELPWDQPSDSCQEYCDWKEKKTYLPPWKKIDSAAIRXSSLLHKILTESPTARXSIADIKKDDGYNKPMKKGVKRARVSSGGLSDSPGGFSKHIRSDMDFSPMKSAHSEEKVSYSTSQPEPRTGISLWDSSPTNINKLVQGISFSQPACPEHMLVNSQLLGTPGSSQNPWQRLVKRMTRFFTKLDADRSYNSLKEVCEKMGYVWKKSCTNQVTISTTDRRNNKLIFKVNLVEMEDKILVDFRLSKGDGLEFKRHFLKIKGKLNDIVSTQKVWLPAT, encoded by the exons ATGGCCGTGCCCTTCGTGGAGGACTGGGACCTGGTGCAGACCCTGGGCGAGGGCGCCTACGGAGA AGTTCAGCTTGCTGTGAACAGACGCACAGAAGAAGCTGTTGCAGTAAAAATAGTTGACATGAAACGTGCTGTGGACTGTCCAGAGAACATAAAAAAAGAGATCTGCATTAATAAGATGTTAAATCATGAGAACATTGTGAAGTTCTATGGACATCGTAGAGAAGGCAGTATTCAGTACCTCTTCCTCGAGTACTGCAGCGGGGGAGAGCTCTTTGACCGAATAG AGCCTGATATAGGAATGCCTGAACCAGATGCACAGAAGTTTTTCCATCAGCTTATGGCTGGCGTG gTATATCTTCACAGTATAGGAATAACTCACAGGGATATTAAGCCTGAGAATCTACTGCTAGATGAAAGAG ATAATCTCAAAATCTCTGACTTTGGTTTAGCGACTGTATTTAAACACAATGGTCGTGAGCGACTGTTAAACAAGATGTGTGGCACTCTCCCATATGTTGCCCCAGAACTGTTAAAGAGAAAAGAATTCCATGCAGAG CAGTTGAACGTTTGGTCATGTGGGATAGTACTTactgctatgttggcaggag AATTGCCATGGGACCAGCCTAGCGACAGTTGTCAGGAATACTGTGactggaaggaaaagaaaacataCCTTCCACCTTGGAAGAAGATTGATTCTGCAGCCATTAGGTAGAGTT CTTTGCTCCACAAAATACTAACTGAGAGCCCCACGGCAAG TTCCATTGCAGACATTAAAAAGGACGATGGGTACAACAAACCTATGAAAAAAG GTGTAAAGCGGGCTCGTGTCTCCTCAGGGGGCCTTTCAGACTCACCAGGTGGCTTTTCTAAGCACATTCGGTCTGATATGGACTTTTCGCCGATGAAAAGTGCACACAG TGAGGAAAAAGTGAGCTACTCCACTTCTCAGCCAGAACCTCGCACTGGCATTTCCTTGTGGGACAGCAGTCCAACCAATATCAACAAACTAGTGCAAGGGATCAGCTTCTCCCAGCCAGCATGCCCTGAGCACATGCTAGTTAACAGTCAGTTACTTGGCACCCCAGGCTCATCACAG AACCCATGGCAACGCTTGGTGAAGAGGATGACCCGTTTCTTTACAAAGCTGGATGCTGACCGCTCCTATAATAGTTTGAAGGAGGTTTGTGAGAAGATGGGCTATGTCTGGAAGAAAAGCTGCACAAACCAG GTCACCATATCAACTACTGACAGAAGGAATAATAAACTGATTTTCAAGGTGAACCTGGTAGAAATGGAGGACAAGATTTTGGTGGATTTCCGCCTGTCTAAG GGTGATGGGTTGGAGTTCAAGAGGCACTTCCTGAAGATTAAGGGGAAACTGAATGATATTGTCAGCACCCAGAAAGTGTGGCTTCCCGCCACGTGA